In Pongo pygmaeus isolate AG05252 chromosome 13, NHGRI_mPonPyg2-v2.0_pri, whole genome shotgun sequence, one genomic interval encodes:
- the LOC134737943 gene encoding LOW QUALITY PROTEIN: uncharacterized protein LOC134737943 (The sequence of the model RefSeq protein was modified relative to this genomic sequence to represent the inferred CDS: inserted 1 base in 1 codon; deleted 1 base in 1 codon; substituted 1 base at 1 genomic stop codon): MERAVQAGQSDRRGGKEASGREGRRSCEVVEEEEATRIFCEQVLLLQPGKALRRERTPXTKSSDGACKLSQCEVSLTKTLSGSSSHRPALCSDGDRARAARAFPSPPGDXGACASHTNHTPVLPPLRPVPGTKWTCRATSVPLSVDDSQCQQFRPSGRGRLGKGLGRGRNLATGNKGPAGGWGAPEQTHLPQAFAWLL, encoded by the exons ATGGAGCGAGCAGTCCAAGCTGG GCAGAGTGACagaaggggagggaaagaggccagcgggagggaagggagaaggtcGTGTGAGGttgtggaggaagaggaggccaCTCGTATTTTCTGTGAACAGGTATTACTCCTGCAGCCAGGAAAGGCTCTGAGACGTGAAAGAACACCATGAACAAAGTCTTCAGATGGGGCCTGTAAGCTCAGCCAGTGTGAGGTCAGCCTCACCAAGACACTCAGTGGCAGCTCCAGCCACCGCCCAGCCCTCTGCAGTGATGGGGACAGGGCGAGGGCAGCCAGagccttccccagccccccaggAG TTGGAGCCTGTGCTTCCCACACCAACCACACCCCTGTTCTGCCACCCTTGCGGCCGGTGCCAGGGACCAAGTGGACCTGCAGAGCCACGTCTGTCCCTCTGTCTGTCGACGACAGCCAGTGC CAGCAATTCAGGCCTAGTGGGCGAGGGAG gctggggaaagGACTGGGGCGTGGGAGGAACTTGGCCACAGGAAATAAGGGGCCTGCAGGCGGCTGGGGCGCCCCAGAGCAAACGCATTTGCCTCAGGCCTTTGCCTGGCTACTTTAG
- the LOC129043552 gene encoding bile salt-activated lipase-like, producing the protein MAPGKAHTVTPSPVNKPEGRALCTLPGPTIPLTTCHLATCLCSQAQREGYPEADTHHGAPATGCLGPHLLLGSGECREDSIIHYLGFVPVIDGDFIPDDPINLYANAADIDYIAGTNNMDGHIFASIDMPAINKGNKKVTEEDFYKLVSGFTITKGLRGAKTTFDVYTESWAQDPSQENKKKTVVDFETDVLFLVPTEVALAQHRANAKGAKTYTYLFSHPSQMPIYPKWLEADHRDEIQYIFGEPFATPPPGYQPQDRTVSKAMIAYWTNFAKTGDPNMGHLAVPTHWEPYTTENGGYLEITKKMNSSSMKRSLRTKFMCYWTLTYLVLPTVTDQEATSMPPTGDSKATPVPPPQATPSLPPSLQWVTLRMPLCPSQVTPRLPP; encoded by the exons ATGGCCCCAGGAAAAGCTCATACAG TGACACCAAGCCCTGTGAACAAACCAGAAGGCAGGGCACTGTGCACCCTGCCCGGCCCCACCATCCCCCTTACCACCTGCCACCTTGCCACCTGCCTCTGCTCCCAG GCCCAGAGAGAGGGCTACCCAGAGGCTGACACACACCATGGGGCGCCTGCAACTGGTTGTCTTGGGCCTCACCTGCTCCTGGGCAGTGGCGAGTGCCGCGAAG ATTCCATAATACACTATCTGGGCTTCGTCCCTGTCATTGATGGAGACTTCATCCCCGATGACCCCATCAACCTGTACGCCAACGCCGCTGACATCGACTATATAGCAGGCACCAACAACATGGACGGCCACATCTTCGCCAGCATCGACATGCCTGCCATCAACAAGGGCAACAAGAAAGTCACCGA GGAGGACTTCTACAAGCTGGTCAGTGGGTTCACAATCACCAAGGGGCTCAGAGGTGCCAAGACTACCTTTGATGTCTACACTGAGTCCTGGGCCCAGGACCCATCCCAGGAGAACAAGAAGAAGACTGTGGTGGACTTTGAGACCGATGTCCTCTTCCTGGTGCCCACCGAGGTTGCCCTGGCTCAGCACAGAGCCAATGCCAA GGGTGCCAAGACCTACACCTACCTGTTTTCCCATCCCTCTCAGATGCCCATCTACCCCAAATGGCTGGAGGCAGACCATAGGGATGAGATCCAGTACATCTTTGGGGAGCCCTTTGCCACCCCCCCCCCGGGCTACCAGCCCCAAGACAGGACAGTCTCTAAGGCCATGATCGCCTACTGGACCAACTTTGCCAAAACAGG GGACCCCAACATGGGCCACTTGGCTGTGCCCACACACTGGGAACCCTACACTACAGAAAACGGCGGCTACCTGGAGATTACCAAGAAGATGAACAGCAGCTCCATGAAGCGGAGCCTGAGAACCAAATTCATGTGCTACTGGACCCTCACCTATCTAGTGCTGCCCACGGTGACTGACCAGGAGGCCACTTCCATGCCCCCCACAGGGGACTCCAAGGCCACTCCTGTCCCCCCCCCACAGGCAACTCCGAGTCTGCCCCCATCCCTGCAATGGGTGACTCTCAGGATGCCCCTGTGCCCCTCACAAGTGACTCCGAGGCTGCCCCCGTGA